Proteins encoded within one genomic window of Actinomycetes bacterium:
- a CDS encoding dihydrolipoamide acetyltransferase family protein yields the protein MGQLEQFRLPDVGEGLADGEILQWFVQPGEHVSVNQTIVEIETAKAAVELPCPYEGVVVALLANEGETVDVGTPIITIDTAPGESAEGATAAGTTTVQPEGEHHAVLVGYGVKETFGTARRPRRLGGGSTRPKPPTRLGGMEVGRAVERALSHQADAEPVPAPSGPVRTKPLVRRLAKDLGVDLSTVVPTGPHDTITRADVEAAATQPPSAAGRPSLRPVAAGPRERREPIKGVRRHMAEAMVASAFTAPHVTEWVQVDATRTMKLVSRLRATPAFKDTRVTPLTLFARAALLAARRHPGINAVWDGDAGEIVYKDYVNLGIAAATPRGLLVPNIKDADRLSLPELARALTDLVDTAKAGKTAPAELSGGTFTITNIGVFGIDGGTPIINPGESAILAVGAVTQRPWVHKGKVRPRWVVELAVSFDHRLIDGELGSRFLADIAALVEDPAVAVTWV from the coding sequence ATGGGACAGCTGGAGCAGTTCCGCCTGCCCGACGTCGGCGAGGGGCTCGCCGACGGCGAGATCCTGCAGTGGTTCGTCCAGCCGGGCGAGCACGTGTCGGTGAACCAGACGATCGTCGAGATCGAGACCGCCAAGGCCGCCGTCGAGCTGCCCTGCCCCTACGAGGGGGTGGTGGTCGCGCTGCTGGCCAACGAGGGCGAGACGGTCGACGTCGGCACGCCGATCATCACGATCGACACCGCGCCCGGTGAGAGCGCCGAGGGCGCGACGGCGGCTGGGACGACGACGGTGCAGCCCGAGGGTGAGCACCACGCGGTGCTCGTCGGGTACGGCGTCAAGGAGACGTTCGGGACGGCCCGGCGTCCGCGTCGTCTTGGGGGTGGCTCGACCCGGCCGAAGCCGCCGACCCGCCTGGGTGGGATGGAGGTCGGCCGCGCCGTCGAGCGGGCGCTGAGCCATCAGGCGGACGCGGAGCCGGTGCCGGCACCCTCCGGCCCGGTGCGGACCAAGCCGCTCGTGCGCCGGCTGGCCAAGGACCTCGGTGTCGACCTCAGCACCGTGGTCCCGACCGGACCGCACGACACGATCACCCGGGCCGACGTCGAGGCGGCGGCCACGCAGCCCCCCTCGGCGGCCGGCCGGCCGTCGCTGCGGCCGGTCGCCGCCGGCCCCCGGGAGCGGCGCGAGCCGATCAAGGGGGTGCGCCGGCACATGGCCGAGGCCATGGTCGCCTCGGCGTTCACCGCGCCGCACGTCACCGAGTGGGTGCAGGTCGACGCCACCAGGACCATGAAGCTGGTGTCCCGGCTGCGGGCGACCCCTGCGTTCAAGGACACGCGGGTCACCCCGCTGACCCTGTTCGCCCGGGCGGCGCTGCTCGCGGCCCGGCGGCACCCGGGCATCAACGCGGTCTGGGACGGCGACGCTGGCGAGATCGTCTACAAGGACTACGTGAACCTGGGGATCGCGGCGGCCACTCCCCGGGGCCTGCTGGTGCCGAACATCAAGGACGCCGACCGGCTGTCGCTGCCCGAGCTGGCCCGCGCGCTGACCGACCTCGTGGACACTGCCAAGGCGGGCAAGACCGCGCCGGCCGAGCTCTCCGGTGGGACCTTCACGATCACCAACATCGGCGTGTTCGGGATCGACGGCGGCACGCCGATCATCAACCCTGGGGAGTCGGCCATCCTCGCGGTCGGAGCGGTGACCCAGCGGCCCTGGGTGCACAAGGGCAAGGTCCGGCCGCGTTGGGTGGTCGAGCTGGCCGTGTCCTTCGACCACCGGCTGATCGACGGTGAGCTCGGCTCCCGGTTCCTGGCCGACATCGCCGCTCTCGTGGAGGACCCTGCGGTGGCCGTCACCTGGGTCTGA